The Agelaius phoeniceus isolate bAgePho1 chromosome 4, bAgePho1.hap1, whole genome shotgun sequence genome includes a region encoding these proteins:
- the LOC129120970 gene encoding 3'-5' exoribonuclease 1-like, whose product MATQEAPAGSGGCAAAERLILLLQEDTFQQYVKPEINPKLSDFCISLTGITQDIVDKADIFPQVLQNVVEWMRQRELGTKYSYSMLSDGSWNMSKFLNIQCRINCIKYPSFAKKWINIRKSYGNFYKVPRNQTKLTIMLENLGMSYDGRPHSGLDDSKSIARIAIRMLQDGCALRMNERIHGGQLMTVSSSGPLEGAPAPQMPRYRN is encoded by the exons ATGGCCACTCAGGAGGCTCCTGCTGGCTCAGGAG ggtgtgctgcagctgagagaTTGATTCTCCTGTTACAGGAGGATACCTTTCAGCAATACGTGAAGCCAGAGATTAATCCCAAGCTTTCAGACTTCTGCATCAGTCTGACAGGAATAACCCAG GACATTGTTGACAAAGCTGATATTTTTCCTCAAGTTCTGCAGAATGTTGTAGAGTGGATGAGACAACGAGAACTGGGAACAAAGTACAGCTATTCCATGTTGTCTGATGG ATCTTGGAATATGAGTAAATTTTTGAACATCCAGTGCCGTATTAACTGTATCAAATACCCTTCTTTTGCCAAAAAGTGGATCAATATTCGCAAATCATATGGGAACTTCTACAAG GTTCCTAGGAATCAGACCAAGCTGACAATCATGCTTGAAAATCTGGGCATGAGTTACGATGGGAGACCTCACAGTGGACTTGATGACTCTAAAAGCATTGCAAGGATCGCTATCAGGATGCTGCAGGATGGCTGTGCCCTGCGGATGAATGAGAGAATTCACGGTGGGCAGCTGATGACAGTCTCCTCCTCAGGCCCCTTAGAGGGAGCCCCTGCTCCACAGATGCCCCGCTACAGAAACTAG